Proteins from a genomic interval of Oncorhynchus mykiss isolate Arlee chromosome 21, USDA_OmykA_1.1, whole genome shotgun sequence:
- the LOC110499946 gene encoding E3 ubiquitin/ISG15 ligase TRIM25 isoform X1, translating into MDSISCSICLDLLKDPVTIPCGHSYCKGCIKGYWSLDDQKGIHSCPQCRQTFTPRPALNRNILLAELVEKLKTDFKTVPSASCFSGPEDVKYDRDDSAAAAERTEKQGQLREKRQQVGLRICVREKEMQDIRKAVMSLSLSAQAAVEHCELVFAELIRSIERRRCEVKELISAHQRASVSQAEGLLVRMEQEIAELKRRDKELEQLAQTEDNIHFLKTFQSLCVAPGSELLPYITANQHFSFEEVKSSISGMMERLEDVLKEEMVQIPGKVTAVSEVYVLSPRPELMAAAEVHFHHEPKTRVEYLENYCHLTLDPNSAYQHLRLSECNREVSWSDKALSYSDHPDRFTDHYQVLCKEDLSGTRYCEVDRRGECEVAITYRSISRKGGLECCFGSNDQSWSLVCRNSSCSYWHNKNRTDIPVPCSTRVGVYLDSRAGTLAFYSVSDTMTLLHRVQTTFTEDLCAGFWVGPGCGSSVALC; encoded by the exons ATGGACTCGATCAGTTGTTCGATCTGCCTGGATCTACTGAAGGATCCAGTGACTATTCCCTGTGGACACAGCTACTGTAAAGGCTGTATCAAGGGATATTGGAGTCTTGATGACCAAAAGGGAATTCACAGCTGCCCCCAGTGCCGACAGACCTTCACCCCAAGACCTGCTCTGAACAGAAACATTCTGCTGGCTGAGTTGGTAGAGAAATTGAAGACCGATTTCAAAACGGTTCCCTCTGCTTCTTGTTTCTCTGGACCTGAAGATGTGAAGTATGATCGTGATGACTCAGCCGCAGCAGCAGAGAGGACGGAGAAACAG GGGCAGCTGAGGGAGAAACGGCAGCAGGTCGGGCTGAGaatctgtgtgagagagaaggagatgcagGACATAAGAAAGGCGGTGATGTCCCTTTCA CTTTCAGCACAGGCAGCAGTGGAGCACTGTGAGCTGGTCTTTGCTGAGCTGATCCGCTCCATTGAGAGAAGGCGCTGTgaggtgaaggagctgatcaGCGCCCACCAGAGGGCGTCAGTAAGCCAGGCTGAAGGACTCCTGGTGCGAATGGAGCAGGAGATAGCTGAgctgaagaggagagacaaggagctGGAGCAGCTCGCACAAACAGAGGATAACATTCATTTCCTCAAG ACTTTTCAGTCTCTTTGTGTGGCTCCTGGATCTGAGCTCTTACCCTATATCACTGCCAACCAGCACTTCTCCTTTGAAGAAGTGAAGAGCTCCATCTCTGGAATGATGGAGCGACTGGAGGATGTGTTGAAGGAGGAAATGGTCCAGATACCTGGAAAAG TAACGGCTGTCTCCGAAGTCTATGTCCTCAGCCCAAGACCAGAAT TAATGGCTGCTGCTGAAGTACATTTTCATCATGAGCCCAAGACCAGAGTGGAGTACTTGGAGA ACTACTGCCATCTCACGTTGGATCCCAACTCGGCGTATCAACACCTGCGTCTGTCTGAGTGCAATAGAGAAGTGTCATGGAGTGACAAGGCTCTGTCTTATTCTGACCACCCAGACAGATTCACAGACCATTACCAGGTGTTGTGTAAAGAGGATCTGTCTGGAACCCGCTACTGTGAGGTGGATAGGAGGGGGGAGTGTGAGGTAGCCATCACATACAGAAGCATCAGCAGGAAGGGCGGATTGGAATGTTGCTTTGGTTCCAATGATCAGTCCTGGAGTTTGGTGTGTCGCAACTCGAGTTGTTCCTATTGGCACAATAAGAATAGGACTGATATCCCTGTCCCCTGCTCCaccagagtaggagtgtatctggacaGCAGGGCAGGGACTCTGGCCTTCTACAGCGTCTCGGATACAATGACCCTCCTCCACAGagtccagaccacattcactGAGGACCTCTGTGCTGGGTTTTGGGTTGGTCCTGGTTGTGGATCATCTGTGGCTCTGTGTTGA
- the LOC110499946 gene encoding E3 ubiquitin/ISG15 ligase TRIM25 isoform X2, which yields MDSISCSICLDLLKDPVTIPCGHSYCKGCIKGYWSLDDQKGIHSCPQCRQTFTPRPALNRNILLAELVEKLKTDFKTVPSASCFSGPEDVKYDRDDSAAAAERTEKQGQLREKRQQVGLRICVREKEMQDIRKAVMSLSLSAQAAVEHCELVFAELIRSIERRRCEVKELISAHQRASVSQAEGLLVRMEQEIAELKRRDKELEQLAQTEDNIHFLKTFQSLCVAPGSELLPYITANQHFSFEEVKSSISGMMERLEDVLKEEMVQIPGKVYVLSPRPELMAAAEVHFHHEPKTRVEYLENYCHLTLDPNSAYQHLRLSECNREVSWSDKALSYSDHPDRFTDHYQVLCKEDLSGTRYCEVDRRGECEVAITYRSISRKGGLECCFGSNDQSWSLVCRNSSCSYWHNKNRTDIPVPCSTRVGVYLDSRAGTLAFYSVSDTMTLLHRVQTTFTEDLCAGFWVGPGCGSSVALC from the exons ATGGACTCGATCAGTTGTTCGATCTGCCTGGATCTACTGAAGGATCCAGTGACTATTCCCTGTGGACACAGCTACTGTAAAGGCTGTATCAAGGGATATTGGAGTCTTGATGACCAAAAGGGAATTCACAGCTGCCCCCAGTGCCGACAGACCTTCACCCCAAGACCTGCTCTGAACAGAAACATTCTGCTGGCTGAGTTGGTAGAGAAATTGAAGACCGATTTCAAAACGGTTCCCTCTGCTTCTTGTTTCTCTGGACCTGAAGATGTGAAGTATGATCGTGATGACTCAGCCGCAGCAGCAGAGAGGACGGAGAAACAG GGGCAGCTGAGGGAGAAACGGCAGCAGGTCGGGCTGAGaatctgtgtgagagagaaggagatgcagGACATAAGAAAGGCGGTGATGTCCCTTTCA CTTTCAGCACAGGCAGCAGTGGAGCACTGTGAGCTGGTCTTTGCTGAGCTGATCCGCTCCATTGAGAGAAGGCGCTGTgaggtgaaggagctgatcaGCGCCCACCAGAGGGCGTCAGTAAGCCAGGCTGAAGGACTCCTGGTGCGAATGGAGCAGGAGATAGCTGAgctgaagaggagagacaaggagctGGAGCAGCTCGCACAAACAGAGGATAACATTCATTTCCTCAAG ACTTTTCAGTCTCTTTGTGTGGCTCCTGGATCTGAGCTCTTACCCTATATCACTGCCAACCAGCACTTCTCCTTTGAAGAAGTGAAGAGCTCCATCTCTGGAATGATGGAGCGACTGGAGGATGTGTTGAAGGAGGAAATGGTCCAGATACCTGGAAAAG TCTATGTCCTCAGCCCAAGACCAGAAT TAATGGCTGCTGCTGAAGTACATTTTCATCATGAGCCCAAGACCAGAGTGGAGTACTTGGAGA ACTACTGCCATCTCACGTTGGATCCCAACTCGGCGTATCAACACCTGCGTCTGTCTGAGTGCAATAGAGAAGTGTCATGGAGTGACAAGGCTCTGTCTTATTCTGACCACCCAGACAGATTCACAGACCATTACCAGGTGTTGTGTAAAGAGGATCTGTCTGGAACCCGCTACTGTGAGGTGGATAGGAGGGGGGAGTGTGAGGTAGCCATCACATACAGAAGCATCAGCAGGAAGGGCGGATTGGAATGTTGCTTTGGTTCCAATGATCAGTCCTGGAGTTTGGTGTGTCGCAACTCGAGTTGTTCCTATTGGCACAATAAGAATAGGACTGATATCCCTGTCCCCTGCTCCaccagagtaggagtgtatctggacaGCAGGGCAGGGACTCTGGCCTTCTACAGCGTCTCGGATACAATGACCCTCCTCCACAGagtccagaccacattcactGAGGACCTCTGTGCTGGGTTTTGGGTTGGTCCTGGTTGTGGATCATCTGTGGCTCTGTGTTGA